The following nucleotide sequence is from Saccharothrix texasensis.
ACGACCAGTGTGTCGCCGCGCGCTTCGCGGTGTGGCGGATCCGGTGATCTCTTCACCCCGAAGGCCCATGACCGGCCCGGAGTCGCCCCAGGATTGCCGCTTGATCCGTTTGGGCACACCACCCTGGTGACTACGACACGGGATGCGCGGCAGGTGGTCGTCGTCGAGCGGTTCGTGGTGCGGAGCGCGGTGTCGTTGGTGGCCGCTTCCGCCGCCGGTGTCGCGTTCGCGGTGGTCATGGCCGTCGTGTGGACGGGGTGGGCGCCCGTGCGCGAGGTCGACCAGGCGATCTCGGAAGGGCTCACGCGCTGGGTCGGCGGGTCCGGTGGGCTCGGCGCGGTGCTGGGCGGGATCACGCGGCTCGGTGACACGGCGACGCTCACCGGTGTGACGGCGCTGGCGGTGGCGTGGCTGCTGCTGCGCCGGCGGCCCCGGGTGGCGGCGCACGTGGTCGTCACGACGGTCGGCGGCGGGTTGCTCGGCGTGGTGGTGAAGGAGCTGGTCGGGCGGCTGCGGCCGCTGGTGGAGGTCGAGGTGGCCACCGCGCCGGGCTGGAGCTTCCCCAGCGGTCACACGTTGGGCGCCACCGTCACCTACGGCGTGCTGTTGCTGGTGTTCGCGTCCGCGCGGCGGGCACGTCGCCGGTTGACCTCGCTGGTCGTCGTGGTCGTGGTGCTGGTCGGCTGCACGAGGGTGGCGCTCGGCGTGCACTACGCCACCGACGTCCTCGGCGGCTGGCTGCTCGGCCTGGTGTGGTTGGCCCTGACCACCGAGGTGTTCCGCCAGTGGCGGCGCGACGAGGGCCTGCCGGAGGCGCCGCTGTCCGGTGGCCTGGCGCCCGAGGCGGCGGACGACCTGCGGCCGTTGGCCGGACGCCCGGTCCACGTGCCGTCCGACCTCCGGCTCGTGGCGGCCCGGCTGCTGGTGGTCTGGGTGCTGCTGCTGGGCGCGTTGTTCGCCCTCGGCTCGTGGCTCACCGCCGCCGGCCCGGACGTGCCGACCGCGTGGGACCGGGGCGTCGTCGAGTGGATCGCCGAGCGCCGCGTCCCCGGCTGGGACGCGGCGATGGGCAAGGTCGAGGCCTTCAGCGGCACGTGGCCGGTGATGGGCGCGGCGGTGGTCGTCTGCGTGCTGGCGCTGGCCAGGACGCGCTCCTGGCGGCCCGTGCTGCTGGTCGTCCTGGGGATGCTGGGCGAGGTCACGCTGTTCCTGCTCACCACCGCGATCATCGAACGCGCGCGCCCGGCGGCCAAGCTCCCCGAGCACCTGCCGCCCACGTCGAGCTTCCCGTCCGGTCACGTCGCCGCGTCGTTGGTGCTCGGCGCGTCGGTGGCCGTCCTGGTCGTGCGCGGCACGACCAGGTGGTGGCGGTGGGTGGTGGCGGCGACCGCCCTGGCGGTGCCCGTGGTGGTCGCCGCGCAACGCCTCTACACCGGCGTCCACTACCCCACCGACCTGCTCGGGAGCCTCCTGCTGGCCCTGCCGTGGGTCACCGCGGTGACCCTGGCGACGATCAGCGCGGCTCCGCCGGCAGCAGGTCCGGGTCCGCGGCCGTGGAGCAGGCCGCACTGAGCCCCTGCCCGGTCCGCGACGCCTGCTGGGTGACGGTCATCGCGCCGACCGGCGACGCCGGCGCGGTGTCGTCCTGGTGCTGCCCGGACGCCCGGCGCGGGTTCCCGACCGCGGCACGCGCCTTGGCCGGCCAGTCGGCGTACCGCTCCCGGGTGTGCGCGTCCGGGAACACCAGGCGCGCCAGGTTCGGCCGGTGCTCCGGCCGGTCCGGCGCGGCCGGGTCGAGGTGGCCCGCGTACAGGGCCGTGCCCGGCCCGGTTCCACGCCGGCACGTCGCGACCACCGCCAGTTCCTCCCGGCGTTTCGCGTCCATGGGGCAGGTCTCGACGCCGCCGGTTCGCTCAGCCACACCCTGTCAGTGTGTGCCGGGACGCGGTGGACAACGGGGGTGCGGGCGGCGACCGGTTCGGTGACCGGCGCGGCGGCCTTCGGGTGGACAATGGCCCGTCCGTGCTCGAGACCCGGGTACGGTTTTGGGTCCTCGACCATTCGAAAGCATTCGAAGTCGAATGCGGTCGAATGGCTCGGGAGAGGAGCGTTCCGGGCACACTTCCGGGCGATATGGAATATGCGGGGCATTGATCGATTAACCGGTAAAGCTCTTCCGGGCCAGTCGTTTCCCTGCTAACGTCCGAATTCTGGGAGCGTTACCGAAACAAATCCGCCGCCACCTGTTCCGATCATCCGACCAGGGAGCCGAAGATGCCACTGAAGTCATCACCAGGCCTGACCGGCAGGCGGCGGGCGCGTCGCGGGATCGCGGCGGCCGCGGCACTCGCGTTCGCCGCGGCCACGGCGCTCGGGGCGGGCCCGGCCGCCGCGGACGTGACAGCCGCGGCGCGCGTGGACAACCCGTACGCGGGCGCGTCGGTGTACGTGAACCCGGACTGGTCCGCGAAGGCGCGGGCCGACGGCGGGTCGGCCATCGCCAACCAGCCGACGTTCATCTGGATGGACCGGATCGCCGCCATCAACGGCGTGAACGGGACGCGGGGCCTGCGCTCGCACCTGGACAACGCCCTGAGCCAGGCGGCCGGCCGCACCATGGTCGTCCAGTTCGTCATCTACAACCTGCCCGGCCGCGACTGCGCCGCGCTCGCCTCCAACGGCGAGCTGGGCCCGGACGACCTGCCGCGCTACAAGACCGAGTACATCGACCCGATCGCCGCGATCATGCGCGAGTCGAAGTACGCGAACCTGCGCATCGTGACGATCATCGAGATCGACTCGCTGCCCAACCTCGTGACGAACGTCGGCGGCCGCCCGACCGCCACCGCGGCGTGCGACCGGATGCTGCAGAACGGCAACTACGTCAACGGCGTCGGGTACGCGCTGGCGAAGCTCGGCGCGATCGGCAACGTGTACAACTACATCGACGCCGCCCACCACGGCTGGATCGGCTGGGACGACAACTTCGGCGCTTCCGCGACGCTGTTCGCCCAAGCCGCCCGCGCCTCGGGCAGCACGGTCGACAACGTCACCGGGTTCATCGCGAACACGGCGAACTACGGCGTGCTGAAAGAAGACCACTTCACCATCAACGACACCGTTAACGGCACGTCCGTGCGCCAGTCGAAGTGGGTTGACTGGAACCGCTACGTGGATGAGCTGTCGTTCGCCCAGGCGTTCCGCACACAATTGATCAGCGCCGGATTCCCGTCGAACATCGGCATGCTGATCGACACTTCGCGTAACGGCTGGGGCGGTTCCCAGCGCCCGACCGCGAAAGGGCCGACGACGAGCGTGGACGCTTACGTCGACGGTGGCCGGTACGACCGCCGCATCCACCTCGGCAACTGGTGCAACCAGTCCGGGGCCGGCATCGGCGAGCGGCCGAAGGCGAGCCCGGCCTCGGGCATCGACGCCTACGTGTGGGCCAAGCCGCCGGGCGAGTCCGACGGCGCGAGCCGGGAGATCCCGAACGACGAGGGCAAGGGCTTCGACCGGATGTGCGACCCCACGTACACGGGCAACCCGCGCAACGGCAACAACCTGTCCGGCGCGCTGGCCAACGCCCCGCTGTCCGGCCACTGGTTCTCCGCCCAGTTCCGCCAGCTGATCGCGAACGCCTACCCGCGGCTCTGAGCCGGCAGGGGTTCCGGGCCGACCACGCCCGGAACCCCTGTCCGACGTCCGCTCACCGGGCTGCGGCCGACCCGACGCCGGGCGGTCCGGTGCGCGGTCCGCGACCGCCTCGGACCACCGCAGCCGTCAGCCGGTGGCGATCTGCCGCTCCGCCAGCCGCTCCGCCGCCTGGCGGCGCGCGGGCGTGAACGGGTCGGCGGGCGCGGCGACCCACCCGCCGATCTTGCCCGCGACCCTGGTCAGCAGGTTCCCGGGGCGTACGTCCACCCGGAAGTGGCCCTCCTGCGGGTGCTCCCGGGAGTCTCCACCCCAGCGGACCACGCCCTCGCACTCGGCGAGGACGTCGCGGACGATCGCCAGCTCGTGCGGGAACAGGCCACCGGTCGCCCCCGCCGGGTACTTGGCGGGCAGCACGGCGATGGCGGTCCCGGAGCGGTGGTCGGCCGCGAACGGCGTGCCGGCCGGCGGCTCGGCGTAGCCGGTGATGTCGTTCGCCCCCAGCGCGGCGACCTCGTAGTGGAAGCGCCGGGCCACGTGCAGCAGCACGACGGCGGCCGGCCCGGACAGCAGCGTCACGGACGCGTTGGAGCCCTCGACCGGGAACGTGGCGAGGCCGTCCGGACGAGCGGGCGGCGCGGCGGGGACGGGCGGCGCGGCGGGGGCGGGCGGCGCGGCGGGGGCGGGCGGCGCGGCGGGGGCGGCCGCTGCGGGCACGGCCAGGCCGACCGACGCGGCGACGGCGAGGCTGCCGGTGATGGTGAGGAACCGGCGACGCCCGAGCGGGCTCGCGTCCTCGGCGGGTTCGGTCATGGTGGCTCACTGCTCCTCGCGGGATCGGGGGTTTCGGCGGGCGGCGACGGCCAGTCCCGCGAACAGCGCGGTCGCGGTGAGCAGCACGACGACCGCCGGGTTCACGTAGGCGGGCACGAGGTCCTGGTAGGCGTTGCACCGGCGGGACAGCGGGAAGTAGGTCACCTGCCCGTAGTCCCGGTCCCACCCGCCGTGCGCCAGGACGCACGTCTCCCGGATGTCCGGCGTGTACAGGTGGATCGCACCCCAGGCGTAGACCAGGAACGCCGCGAACGGCGCGCACGAGGCGGCGACCGCCCACCGCCGGGCCGTTCCCGGTACGCGCACGGCTCCTCCTCCTCGCACGCCACCCGGGCGTGCCGTCAGCTGCGCGACAACCTCTCGATCGTCTCCGCGTAGCCTTGCAGGAAGGGTTCGAGCTTCGCCGAGGGCAGCTGCGCGGGCAGCAGGCAGACCCCGCCGGTCCTGCGGATCGCGGCCTCGGTGAGCGCGGCGAGCTGCGAGTCCGCGGTGCTGCCGCCCAGCGCGTTCCAGGCGGCGTCCCGGACGCCGGTCACCGTGCCCCCGTAGCGGCCGAGGTAGAACTGCCGGAACCTGGTCCGGTGCCCGTCGGTGAGGTGGGCCCGGATCGCCTGGTCGATCCGGGCGCCGGCGCGCACCGCGCTGCCGATCAGGTAGCCGTCGACGTCCTCCACGAGGTCGTTGAGCGGGAACGACGACAGCACGGTGATCTTGGCCAGGCGGTCGGCGCAGAACGCGTACCCCGAGGCGTACTCCTCGCCGTGCGACCGCCACTCGCCGTAGAACGTGGCCAGGTCGCCCGACCAGCCGCCGAAGTCGCCCCGCCCGTTGTTGCCCTTGAGGTAGACCGCGTTGGCGGTGGCGCCGAAGTGGTCGACGTTGACGGTGATGCCGAGCGAAGGGTCCACATAGGACTCGACCCTGGCCGGGGCGTGGGCCTGCGCGTGGTCGATCCACGCCTGGTCGACGTTGCCGATCAAGGTCTCCCAGCCGGACCAGAGACCGTTGTACGCCGGGTACCGCAGGTACTCCACGACCCGCTGGTTCGGGTCGCCGCCGTAGGCCACCGCCGTCGCGTAGAGGCCGTCGACGTACCGCAGGTAGGCGTCGACGGGCGAGTCGCCGCCGCCGACGTTCTCCGGGCCGACGCCCCGGTCGTTGCCCCGGCGGACGTCGCGGTCGAGCGCGAAGACGTCGCCGCCCGCGTCGAAGTCGAACTCCTTGATCTGGTTGAACGACCAGTTCGCGGGCAGCGGGAAGCCCAGGTTGCCGGAGAAGCCCCACGACATGCCGGACACGAACGAGTACCGCGCGAACGCCTGGTCGCTGACCTGCGCGCACACGTTGCGGGAGCCGTAGACACCCGCGACGTACCGCTTGCCGCGGGTGCCGAGACCGGCCTGGATGCCTTGGAAGTAGGGGATGACGTGGCTCGCGATCTGCTCGCCGGTGGCGTCGTAGTCGACCGCGAAGTAGATCACCGTGCCCCGGTTGAAGCCGTAGCCGACAGCCCGGTCGTGTGCCCGCAGCGCGTGGTCGTAGCCGTTGGACCAGGTGAAGTCCTCGACCGAGTCGGCGGCGTACTGAGAGATGGGGAACACCCGCATGCCGCCGGTGAAGATGGCGTCCAGCTCGCCGGGCTGGAGCTCCTTGTCGAGGGTGCTCCACGGGTCTTCGTCGAGGTAGCGGCCGACCACCTCGTACCCCGCCGCCTTCAACGCCCGCGCGCGAGAGACGCTGATGTGGAACCGGGTGTCGCTCGCGCCCGCCGGCCGGTCCGGGTCGCCGGTCGACACCAGCAGCTGCGCCCAGGTGGCGTAGTCGCCGATGCCGGTGCGGGCGAGGACGGAGAACTCCTGGAACAGGCCGACGAAGTCGCCCAGCGCCGCGTCCCAGCTGGAGGTGAACGCGGCGAACGCACCGCCGACGCCGCCGTTGAACACGCAGGCGGCGCTGAACAGCCGCACCCAGGCCGCCGGGGAGCCGGGCCGCACGGTGTTGGCGCGCAGGCCGTTCTGGGTGCCGGGCCCGAAGTTGCCGGTGGCCTGGTCCTCCGGGATGCCGATCTGGTACTGGATGGCCCGCATCAGCGCGACCTGCACGTCCCGCGTGTAGTGGCCGTCGCACGGGATGACGAAGAACGTCGACTTGGTGATGTAGGTGGCGTTGAGCCAGCGCTGGATGTCCCGCACCTCGACCCGGCCGCCCGACAGCAGCACGTAGGCGTCCATGTTGAGGATCGCTTTGAAGACCTTCGGCGGGAGGTGGCCGTCGGCGGCGAACCCGATGTCGCTCTTGAGTTCGCGCACCGCGTCGTACACGTCGGTGTCGTAGACGCCGGTCGACGTGTCGCCCGCCCAGTAGCCCTTGCAGAACAGACCGTGCTTCGCGATCCGCACGATGTTCGCATTGGGGTAGCCGGGGCCGACGTCGCCCCGCTCGGCGAGCCTGCCCAACGTGGTCGGGCCGAACGAGTCGGAGAGGGTGGCGATGCCCAGTTCGTGCTGCAACGCGCGGGTCAGCGAGAACATCACGTCCCACCCGGTCACCCCGTTCTCCGCGCAGCGCGCGTAGCCCGGCACCGAACCGTAGGTCGAGTTCACCCAGCGCTGGGCTTCGAGCACCTTCGGGTCAGCCATCGTCCGTGTCCCCCCGGATCGACCGACCGCCGCCGCGATCCTGCGGAGGCAGCCGGGAATCGGAAATCGCCACTCGGCGAACGCCGCGCGAATGCACACCGGGCACGACAGGTCCGCGGTGATCGGCGATCACGGTGCCCGGCGGTGCACGCCACCCCCAGGCAGCGAAAAATGACGCTAACGACGCCCCGATGGGCCGTCAAGCGACTGTGATCGTGGTGTGGAGATCCCGGGGTGGACCTGTGCGGGCGGGCCATACCGCCGGCGGGACGGGAGGGTGGTGTGCGTGAATCCGAGGCGCGGAAACCGAGGTGCGGAGCCTAGGCCGCGCCACGGCCGGCCGCCGCCAGCACGGACGGCGCGAGGGCGTCGGCGATGAGCGCGTACCCGGCGGGCGAGGGGTGGAAGCGGTCGGCGGAGAAGAGGGTCGGGTCGGTGGCGAAGCGGCCGGACAGCGCCGGCTCGGCCGCCGCCACCACGCCGCCCGCGCGGAGCACCGCGTCGGCCTGCGCGCGTGCGTAGAGACCGCTGGCCTGTGACACGAAAGCCCGGTACGCGGGCGGCACGTGCGAGACGACGCCGAGGTCGGGCGCCGTCGCCACCACCACCTGCCCGCCCGCGCGGCGCAGGGCGAGCACGGCGTCGTGCAGCAGGCCCGCGCCGACCGCCGGCGGCGTGAACGACGTCAGGTCGTTCGCCCCGATCACGACCAGCGCGACGTCGACACCGGTCCGCACGGCCGCGCGCACCTGCGCGTCCAGGCCGGCGGACCGCGCGCCGGACACCGCGTGCACGCCCAGCTCGACGGGGTGCCCCGCCGAGCGGAGCACCGCCGCCAACCGCTCGCCCAACGTCTCCTCGGGTCGGTCGCACCCCACGCCGGCGGCGAGCGAGTCACCCAGGACGCGGAACCGGAGTCGTCCAGTCATCACACCACTGCCAACGCCCGCGACCGCTCCCGTACTCCCGGGATCAGGTGCACGCGGCGGTGAGGTTCGCGACCTTGGTCGCCTTGTCCTCCAACCACGCCGCCGGTTGCAGGACCAGGTCTTCCAGCGTCACCGCGCGCAGCGTGGCGGCCATGGCGGTGACGGCTTCGTTGATCGTCGTGTCGGCGGCGTCCGCGGCCAACGCGCTCAGGTTGTCCGCGGCGGAGTGCGCCTGCTCGACGGCCCGCTCCGGGCTGTCGGTGTCGAAAGCGGTAGTGGCCTGCGCCAACGCCTCCGTGCACAGCTGCACCGTGGACGCGGTGTCGGCGACGGCGCCGGCGGCCTGCGAGGCGTCCTGGAGCGTGCCGCAGGCGGTCAACGCGGTGACGGCGGCGATGGTGGTGACAGCGGCGGCTAGACGGGTGGTGACGCGCATGGCGTGCTCCTCCGGCTCAGGTCCCGAACCAGAGGTCTCCCCGACCGCCGAACCCGGCGGCGCCGTGACCGGACCGCTGCGGAGCGGCCGTAATGACGATCACGGGCAGAGTGGGTACTCCCCTCTGCCACCAGGATGCCGGTTCCACCACCCCCCGGTCAAAGTGACGGGGATAACCTCGCGGATGCGCGACGGCGGGCAACCCGGCGGCGCGGTGCGACTCCTGCGGCTCTCGGCGAACAGCGGGTCGAGGCCGCGGGCCGCGCCCTTAAGGTGGCGGCATGAGCGTCATCCCGGACAGCCACCGAGACCTCCTGGAACGGCCGCTGTACACCCACCTGGCCACGGTCCGGCCGGACGGGACGCCGCAGGTCAACCCGATGTGGTTCACCTGGGACGGCGAGCACGTGCGCTTCACGAGCACGACGCGCCGCCAGAAGCACCGGAACGTGGCGCTGCACCCGGAGATCGCGTTGTCCGTCAACGACCCGGAGCAGCCGACCAGGTACCTGGAGGTGCGGGGCGTGGTCGAGCGGGTCGAGGACGACTCGGAGGGCCGGTTCTTCCTCGAGGTGGCCGCGCGCTACGGGTTCCGGTTCGACGGCCCGCCGGCGGACGCCCGGCACCGCGTCGTCTACGTCGTGAAGCCGAAGTCGGTGAGCACCCAGTAGCACCGGGCGGGACGTCCCGCCGGGATCAGGCCGTCAGGCCGCCGTGCGGTCGAGGAAGTCGGCGACCAGCGGCGCGATCACCGGGAGCTGGTCCTCCAGGGCGAAGTGGCCCGCGTCGAGCAGGTGGAGCGCGGCGTCCGGCACGTCGCGCAGGTACGCCCGCGCACCCGCCTCGGTGAAGAACGGGTCGTGCACGCCCCACGCGATCAACGTCGGCGGGCGGTGCTCCCGCAGCCACGCCTGCCAGTCGGGGTAGGCCTCGACGTTGCGGTGGTAGTCGTAGGCCAGCGCGAGCTGCGCCTCGCGGCGGCCGGGCCGGTCCAGGAACAGCTGGTCGAGCAGCCACCCCTCCGGCGCGAGCAGGGCGGGATCGGCCGTGCCGCCCTCGTACTGGCCGCGGGTCGCCTCCAGCGTGAACAGGTCCAGGACGGTCTGCTCGCGGTCGGGCGTGACGGCGATGAAGTCCCGTGCCGCGTCCGACAGGCCCTCGGCGTAGGCGTTGCCGTTCTGCACGACCAGCCCGGCGACCCGGTCCGGGTGGCGCAGCGCCCACCGGAAGCCCACCGGCGCGCCGAAGTCGAACAGGTACAGCGCGAAGCGGGTCAACCCCAGGCGGTCGACGAAGCCCTCGACGACGTCGGCGAGGCGGTCGAACGAGTAGGTGAACCCGTCGGGGACCTCGGTGTGGCCGAAGCCGGGGTAGTCGGGCGCGACGAGCCGGTAGCGCGAGCCGAGGGCGTCGACCAGTCGGCGGAACTGGTGCGAGGCGGACGGGAAACCGTGCAGCAGCAGGAGGACCGGCGCGTCGGGGCGGTCCGGCAGCGACTCCCGGCAGAAGACCCGGACCCCGTCCACGTCGACGTGGCGGTGGGCGACCCGAGCGATCATGTCACATGCCTCCTTGGTGAGAAGATGCGTTAGGTATAGCGGGGTTGATCTAATGGGTCAAGCGGGGTTGATAGCATTAGTGTCATGAGTGACACCGGCCCGCTCACCGGCGAGCACCTCGCGTTGGACCTGGTCAACACCCGGCCTTCGACCGAGGACGGCCGCGTCGACCTGCTGGACACCCCGGCGCGGCTGGCCACCTGGCTGACCCTCGAACCGGCGCTCGCGGCGGAGGTGGGCGACGCCGTCCCGACGGCGGCCGACCTCGCCCCCGTGCACGCGGTGCGCGAGCACGTCGACGCGGTCGTCCACGCGCTGCTGCGCGGGACCCGGCCGCCGAAGGCCGCCCTGCGCGGCCTGACCGAGGCGGCACGCGCGGCGCCGGCCGTGCGCGAACTGGGCTGGGACGGCGTCGCCGTCACCGCGGCGCGCCGACGCGCCGGCCGGCTCGGCGTCCGCCTGGCCGCCCGCCTGGCCGAAGCCGCCGCGGACCTGCTCACCGACGACGCGGTCGGGCGCCTCAAGCAGTGCGAGGCCGAGGACTGCGTGCTGGTCTTCCTGCCGGCGCACCCCCGCCGGCGCTGGTGCTCGCCGACGCGCTGCGGCAACCGCGCCCGGGTCGCCCGCTACTACCGGCGCCACAAGAACCCGACGCCGTGACCGCGTGACCCCGAAGCGGGCCGTTGCGGCCGCATCCGGCCGGGAGCTATCTTGGAACGACCATTCCAAGATAGCGAGGCGGACATGCCGGATGTGAAGCACTTCGACCCCGAGGCGGTGCTC
It contains:
- a CDS encoding CGNR zinc finger domain-containing protein, which gives rise to MSDTGPLTGEHLALDLVNTRPSTEDGRVDLLDTPARLATWLTLEPALAAEVGDAVPTAADLAPVHAVREHVDAVVHALLRGTRPPKAALRGLTEAARAAPAVRELGWDGVAVTAARRRAGRLGVRLAARLAEAAADLLTDDAVGRLKQCEAEDCVLVFLPAHPRRRWCSPTRCGNRARVARYYRRHKNPTP
- a CDS encoding phosphatase PAP2 family protein, which produces MTTTRDARQVVVVERFVVRSAVSLVAASAAGVAFAVVMAVVWTGWAPVREVDQAISEGLTRWVGGSGGLGAVLGGITRLGDTATLTGVTALAVAWLLLRRRPRVAAHVVVTTVGGGLLGVVVKELVGRLRPLVEVEVATAPGWSFPSGHTLGATVTYGVLLLVFASARRARRRLTSLVVVVVVLVGCTRVALGVHYATDVLGGWLLGLVWLALTTEVFRQWRRDEGLPEAPLSGGLAPEAADDLRPLAGRPVHVPSDLRLVAARLLVVWVLLLGALFALGSWLTAAGPDVPTAWDRGVVEWIAERRVPGWDAAMGKVEAFSGTWPVMGAAVVVCVLALARTRSWRPVLLVVLGMLGEVTLFLLTTAIIERARPAAKLPEHLPPTSSFPSGHVAASLVLGASVAVLVVRGTTRWWRWVVAATALAVPVVVAAQRLYTGVHYPTDLLGSLLLALPWVTAVTLATISAAPPAAGPGPRPWSRPH
- a CDS encoding PPOX class F420-dependent oxidoreductase — encoded protein: MSVIPDSHRDLLERPLYTHLATVRPDGTPQVNPMWFTWDGEHVRFTSTTRRQKHRNVALHPEIALSVNDPEQPTRYLEVRGVVERVEDDSEGRFFLEVAARYGFRFDGPPADARHRVVYVVKPKSVSTQ
- a CDS encoding SGNH/GDSL hydrolase family protein, producing MTGRLRFRVLGDSLAAGVGCDRPEETLGERLAAVLRSAGHPVELGVHAVSGARSAGLDAQVRAAVRTGVDVALVVIGANDLTSFTPPAVGAGLLHDAVLALRRAGGQVVVATAPDLGVVSHVPPAYRAFVSQASGLYARAQADAVLRAGGVVAAAEPALSGRFATDPTLFSADRFHPSPAGYALIADALAPSVLAAAGRGAA
- a CDS encoding bacteriophage spanin2 family protein — translated: MRVTTRLAAAVTTIAAVTALTACGTLQDASQAAGAVADTASTVQLCTEALAQATTAFDTDSPERAVEQAHSAADNLSALAADAADTTINEAVTAMAATLRAVTLEDLVLQPAAWLEDKATKVANLTAACT
- a CDS encoding glycoside hydrolase domain-containing protein, whose product is MADPKVLEAQRWVNSTYGSVPGYARCAENGVTGWDVMFSLTRALQHELGIATLSDSFGPTTLGRLAERGDVGPGYPNANIVRIAKHGLFCKGYWAGDTSTGVYDTDVYDAVRELKSDIGFAADGHLPPKVFKAILNMDAYVLLSGGRVEVRDIQRWLNATYITKSTFFVIPCDGHYTRDVQVALMRAIQYQIGIPEDQATGNFGPGTQNGLRANTVRPGSPAAWVRLFSAACVFNGGVGGAFAAFTSSWDAALGDFVGLFQEFSVLARTGIGDYATWAQLLVSTGDPDRPAGASDTRFHISVSRARALKAAGYEVVGRYLDEDPWSTLDKELQPGELDAIFTGGMRVFPISQYAADSVEDFTWSNGYDHALRAHDRAVGYGFNRGTVIYFAVDYDATGEQIASHVIPYFQGIQAGLGTRGKRYVAGVYGSRNVCAQVSDQAFARYSFVSGMSWGFSGNLGFPLPANWSFNQIKEFDFDAGGDVFALDRDVRRGNDRGVGPENVGGGDSPVDAYLRYVDGLYATAVAYGGDPNQRVVEYLRYPAYNGLWSGWETLIGNVDQAWIDHAQAHAPARVESYVDPSLGITVNVDHFGATANAVYLKGNNGRGDFGGWSGDLATFYGEWRSHGEEYASGYAFCADRLAKITVLSSFPLNDLVEDVDGYLIGSAVRAGARIDQAIRAHLTDGHRTRFRQFYLGRYGGTVTGVRDAAWNALGGSTADSQLAALTEAAIRRTGGVCLLPAQLPSAKLEPFLQGYAETIERLSRS
- a CDS encoding glycoside hydrolase family 6 protein is translated as MPLKSSPGLTGRRRARRGIAAAAALAFAAATALGAGPAAADVTAAARVDNPYAGASVYVNPDWSAKARADGGSAIANQPTFIWMDRIAAINGVNGTRGLRSHLDNALSQAAGRTMVVQFVIYNLPGRDCAALASNGELGPDDLPRYKTEYIDPIAAIMRESKYANLRIVTIIEIDSLPNLVTNVGGRPTATAACDRMLQNGNYVNGVGYALAKLGAIGNVYNYIDAAHHGWIGWDDNFGASATLFAQAARASGSTVDNVTGFIANTANYGVLKEDHFTINDTVNGTSVRQSKWVDWNRYVDELSFAQAFRTQLISAGFPSNIGMLIDTSRNGWGGSQRPTAKGPTTSVDAYVDGGRYDRRIHLGNWCNQSGAGIGERPKASPASGIDAYVWAKPPGESDGASREIPNDEGKGFDRMCDPTYTGNPRNGNNLSGALANAPLSGHWFSAQFRQLIANAYPRL
- a CDS encoding alpha/beta fold hydrolase, encoding MIARVAHRHVDVDGVRVFCRESLPDRPDAPVLLLLHGFPSASHQFRRLVDALGSRYRLVAPDYPGFGHTEVPDGFTYSFDRLADVVEGFVDRLGLTRFALYLFDFGAPVGFRWALRHPDRVAGLVVQNGNAYAEGLSDAARDFIAVTPDREQTVLDLFTLEATRGQYEGGTADPALLAPEGWLLDQLFLDRPGRREAQLALAYDYHRNVEAYPDWQAWLREHRPPTLIAWGVHDPFFTEAGARAYLRDVPDAALHLLDAGHFALEDQLPVIAPLVADFLDRTAA